In Schistocerca serialis cubense isolate TAMUIC-IGC-003099 chromosome 8, iqSchSeri2.2, whole genome shotgun sequence, one genomic interval encodes:
- the LOC126416126 gene encoding putative nuclease HARBI1 isoform X1, which produces MEVDMVRMLLLRRRQERRRWTRQLNGMRHHAIWQRNLRDEMNPFEMPESNFMAKYRLSREVVCNLVEELRPYVKGHQRTTAIPLHLKVLTTLHFLGHGSVQKGVGADNVAAMSQPSVSRCIDEVVKALNVPAILRAGVPFPDTREERFRIMQRNFRCSSIHGVIGLVEGAHVIIAAPDVHEEQYVNRHGTHSLNVQVACDSDMMIINILARYPGSSSDSFVWASSALRSKIEELYRGGEECWLLGDSGYPNEPWLHIPVTDPLPNSREASFNQAHMIARSIVKKTIGHLRNRFRCLNKHRVLEYNPVKAGFITNACAVLHNKCVTAHIPLPQSEADHSDSSSDEDEPPPVVNEGHTRDRLLQEARVVRAGIIARLPPLPPGGPYNPCRAHSHY; this is translated from the exons ATGGAAGTGGACATGGTGCGCATGTTACTcttaaggaggaggcaagagcgTCGAAGGTGGACACGTCAGCTCAATGGAATGAGGCACCATGCAATATGGCAACGTAACCTGAGGGACGAGATGAATCCATTTGAAATGCCCGAGAGCAACTTCATGGCGAAATACAGACTGAGTCGGGAGGTGGTCTGTAATTTGGTTGAGGAACTGCGGCCGTACGTGAAAGGCCATCAAAGAACTACAGCCATTCCTCTGCACTTGAAG GTTTTGACAACTCTTCACTTCTTGGGACATGGGTCTGTTCAAAAGGGGGTAGGGGCTGACAATGTAGCTGCCATGAGTCAGCCAAGCGTTTCAAGGTGCattgatgaagttgtgaaggctcTTAATGTGCCTGCAATTCTGAGGGCTGGTGTCCCCTTTCCTGATACACGAGAAGAAAGGTTTCGTATTATGCAAAG GAACTTCAGATGCTCATCCATTCATGGTGTCATTGGGCTTGTGGAGGGAGCTCATGTAATTATTGCAGCTCCTGATGTTCACGAAGAGCAGTATGTGAACAGGCATGGCACACATTCCCTGAATGTTCAAGTG GCATGTGACTCGGACATGATGATCATAAATATCTTGGCACGATACCCTGGGTCATCGAGTGACTCCTTTGTGTGGGCCAGTTCTGCACTTAGATCGAAAATAGAAGAGTTGTATAGAGGAGGAGAAGAATGCTGGTTATTAG GGGATTCTGGATACCCTAATGAACCGTGGCTCCATATACCAGTAACTGATCCTCTACCTAACAGCAGAGAAGCCAGTTTTAATCAAGCCCACATGATAGCTAGAAGCATTGTGAAGAAGACAATAGGACACCTACGCAACAGATTCAGGTGTTTAAATAAACACAGAGTACTGGAATACAACCCAGTGAAAGCAGGCTTCATTACAAATGCGTGTGCAGTTTTGCACAACAAATGTGTGACTGCCCATATTCCTCTGCCTCAATCTGAAGCAGATCACAGTGACAGCAGCAGTGATGAAGATGAGCCACCACCAGTGGTGAATGAAGGCCACACAAGAGACAGATTGCTGCAGGAGGCTCGAGTTGTCAGAGCGGGAATTATTGCCAGATTGCCCCCACTTCCACCTGGTGGGCCCTACAACCCTTGCAGGGCCCATTCACATTACTAA